The Microbacterium sp. Nx66 genome contains a region encoding:
- a CDS encoding DEAD/DEAH box helicase: MLSPSFPQRAPWGTANKLRAWQQEALDAYFQADQRDFLVAATPGAGKTTFALTLAVELMRMGEVNRVIVVAPTEHLKTQWADAAARVHIRLDPRFRNSDWAPARHYHGVVVTYAQVAAKSSVHRHLTEDAKTLVILDEVHHGGDALSWGDAIRDAYGPAKRRLLLSGTPFRSDTAPIPFVEYLPDESGARVSSTDYAYGYGRALADGVVRPVLFHMYAGKMRWRTSAGDELETHLGQDNTKDVTSQAWRTALDPEGDWMPAVLSAADRRLTEIRHHIPDAGGLVLATDQTVARAYAKILHSITREQPTIVLSDDATASERIEKFSEGTARWMVAVRMVSEGVDVPRLAVGVYATSSSTPLFFAQAIGRFVRARRRGEAASVFLPHVPVLMKLANEMEKQRDHALDRQSKDDDGLEDSLLESANREDEASDALTQEFSYQAISSVAHFDRMVFDGKEFGQLAEPNTPEEEEFIGFPGLLEPEHVHELLMQRQARQSRHREVREAQAEPTQTTTLPAPLHRTLREQRQLLNSLVGLYARQSGQPHGAVHAELRRICGGPAVAQATVTQLQSRIEVLRKRVRS, from the coding sequence GTCCTTCCCTCAGCGCGCCCCGTGGGGAACGGCGAACAAGCTGCGGGCATGGCAGCAGGAGGCTCTGGATGCGTACTTCCAGGCCGACCAGCGCGACTTCCTCGTGGCCGCCACACCGGGCGCCGGCAAGACCACCTTCGCGCTCACCCTCGCGGTCGAGCTGATGCGCATGGGGGAGGTGAACCGGGTCATCGTCGTGGCTCCGACGGAGCACCTCAAGACCCAGTGGGCCGACGCCGCCGCCCGCGTGCACATCCGGCTCGACCCGCGCTTCCGCAACAGCGACTGGGCACCGGCGCGGCACTATCACGGCGTCGTGGTCACGTACGCGCAGGTCGCCGCGAAGTCCTCGGTGCACCGCCACCTCACGGAGGATGCGAAGACCCTGGTCATCCTCGATGAGGTGCACCACGGCGGCGACGCGCTGAGCTGGGGTGACGCGATCCGCGACGCCTACGGGCCGGCGAAGCGTCGACTGCTGCTGTCCGGGACCCCGTTCCGGAGCGACACGGCGCCGATCCCCTTCGTGGAGTACCTCCCTGATGAGTCCGGGGCACGGGTCTCCAGCACCGACTACGCCTATGGTTACGGGCGTGCCCTCGCAGACGGCGTCGTCCGCCCCGTGCTCTTCCACATGTACGCGGGGAAGATGCGGTGGCGGACGAGTGCCGGCGACGAGCTCGAGACCCATCTGGGACAGGACAACACGAAGGACGTCACGTCGCAGGCCTGGCGCACGGCGCTGGATCCCGAGGGCGACTGGATGCCGGCGGTGCTCTCGGCGGCCGACCGCCGTCTGACCGAGATCAGACACCACATCCCGGATGCCGGCGGACTCGTGCTGGCGACGGATCAGACCGTCGCCAGGGCCTACGCCAAGATCCTGCACAGCATCACGCGCGAGCAGCCGACGATCGTGCTGTCCGACGACGCCACCGCCTCCGAGCGGATCGAGAAGTTCTCCGAAGGCACCGCCCGGTGGATGGTCGCGGTGCGCATGGTGTCGGAGGGCGTCGACGTGCCGCGGCTCGCGGTGGGCGTCTACGCGACCTCCTCGTCCACTCCGCTGTTCTTCGCCCAGGCCATCGGTCGCTTCGTCCGCGCCCGTCGTCGAGGTGAGGCGGCGAGCGTCTTCCTCCCGCACGTCCCCGTGCTGATGAAGCTCGCGAACGAGATGGAGAAGCAGCGCGACCACGCGCTGGATCGGCAGTCCAAGGATGACGACGGTCTCGAGGATTCACTCCTGGAGAGCGCGAACCGTGAGGACGAGGCCTCCGACGCGCTGACCCAGGAGTTCAGCTACCAGGCGATCTCCTCCGTCGCCCACTTCGATCGCATGGTGTTCGACGGCAAGGAGTTCGGCCAGCTCGCGGAGCCGAACACGCCGGAGGAGGAGGAGTTCATCGGCTTCCCGGGTCTCCTCGAACCCGAGCACGTCCACGAGCTCCTCATGCAGCGGCAGGCGCGGCAGTCCCGGCACCGCGAAGTGCGGGAGGCCCAGGCAGAGCCGACGCAGACGACGACGCTCCCTGCGCCGCTGCATCGCACCCTGCGCGAACAGCGCCAGCTCCTGAACAGCCTGGTGGGCCTCTACGCGCGGCAGTCGGGCCAGCCGCACGGTGCTGTGCATGCCGAACTCCGTCGCATCTGCGGCGGACCGGCGGTGGCGCAGGCGACCGTGACGCAGCTGCAGTCCCGCATCGAGGTGCTGCGCAAACGCGTCCGCTCCTGA
- a CDS encoding VIT1/CCC1 transporter family protein, with product MTAPAAADSTAADRRRWARYLVEERAEGAVYQRLASRRSGEERAILLGLAEAERRHEKHWLDLLGGEPTRLPRAGVRSRLLGWMAGRFGSIFVLALAQSAEARSPYDAERWATPAMRADEKVHHEVVRGLAARGRRRLSGSFRAAVFGANDGLVSNLALVLGIGATGVSSGFVLFSGIAGLLAGALSMGAGEFVSVRSQRELLTATEANEDAAAAAADLDIDENELALVYRARGMDQGESLARARRIVQAAQEGVRRAATGPVSVQGADAHEVVGSDWTAAISSFLLFASGAIIPVLPWIFGMEGTAAIVLALVLVGIALLSTGAMVGVLSGGPPLRRALRQLAIGFGAAAVTYALGLLFGVGAV from the coding sequence ATGACAGCCCCTGCCGCAGCCGATTCCACGGCCGCCGATCGACGGCGCTGGGCTCGCTATCTCGTCGAGGAACGGGCGGAGGGCGCCGTGTACCAGCGCCTCGCGTCCCGCCGGTCGGGGGAGGAGCGGGCGATCCTGCTCGGGCTCGCCGAGGCCGAGCGCCGGCATGAGAAGCACTGGCTCGATCTGCTGGGCGGAGAACCGACCCGCCTGCCGCGGGCGGGGGTCCGCTCGCGCCTCCTGGGGTGGATGGCCGGACGCTTCGGCTCGATCTTCGTCCTCGCCCTCGCCCAGAGCGCCGAGGCCCGCTCTCCGTACGACGCCGAGCGCTGGGCCACCCCTGCCATGCGGGCAGACGAGAAGGTCCACCACGAGGTCGTCCGCGGTCTCGCCGCACGCGGGCGTCGGCGCCTCTCCGGTTCCTTCCGCGCTGCCGTCTTCGGCGCGAACGACGGCCTGGTCAGCAACCTCGCGCTCGTGCTCGGCATCGGCGCCACCGGCGTGAGCTCGGGCTTCGTCCTGTTCAGCGGCATCGCCGGGCTCCTCGCCGGTGCGCTGTCCATGGGTGCGGGGGAGTTCGTGTCGGTGCGGTCGCAGCGGGAACTCCTCACCGCGACCGAGGCGAACGAGGATGCGGCGGCGGCCGCCGCCGACCTCGACATCGACGAGAACGAGCTCGCGCTCGTGTACCGCGCCCGCGGCATGGACCAGGGCGAGTCGCTGGCCAGGGCCCGCCGCATCGTCCAGGCGGCGCAGGAGGGTGTCAGACGGGCGGCCACGGGGCCCGTGAGCGTCCAGGGTGCGGACGCGCACGAGGTCGTCGGCAGCGACTGGACGGCCGCGATCTCCAGCTTCCTCCTCTTCGCCTCCGGCGCGATCATCCCCGTCCTGCCGTGGATCTTCGGCATGGAGGGCACCGCGGCGATCGTCCTCGCGCTCGTGCTGGTCGGCATCGCTCTGCTCAGCACGGGAGCGATGGTCGGCGTGCTCTCCGGTGGCCCGCCCCTCCGTCGCGCCCTTCGGCAGCTCGCCATCGGGTTCGGCGCAGCGGCGGTGACCTACGCGCTGGGCCTGCTCTTCGGCGTCGGCGCGGTGTGA
- a CDS encoding M20/M25/M40 family metallo-hydrolase, which produces MTESSLPEVARVASDLIRFDTSNYGGGNAKGEREAAEYVGAYLEELGLEVEYYEPIPRRTNVMARVPGRDRTKPALVVHGHLDVVPAVAEDWTVDPFAGTVQDGMLWGRGAVDMKNMDAMILTAVADILRAGEQPERDLILAFFADEENGGVEGSALVVKDRPEWFVGATAAISEVGGYSISVDDRRAYLLQVGEKALIWIRLVATGRAGHGSRLHDDNAVTKLAEAVAAIGRTRWPVRLTPTTEALLEGLSALSGRSADDPDALAAAAGPAEAFLRSTFRTTTNPTALTAGYKHNVIPERAEALIDVRVIPGTEDDVLAELQRIVGDDIRIETVVRDIGMETPFAGELVDAMVAALGRHDPGVPVIPYLLGAGTDNKALATLGITGYGFAPLRLPADLDFTGMFHGVDERVPVDSLVFGQRVLADLLRTY; this is translated from the coding sequence ATGACCGAATCCTCCCTGCCGGAGGTCGCCCGCGTCGCGAGCGACCTCATCCGCTTCGACACCTCCAACTACGGCGGCGGCAACGCGAAGGGGGAGCGGGAAGCCGCCGAGTACGTCGGCGCGTACCTGGAGGAGCTGGGACTCGAGGTCGAGTACTACGAGCCCATCCCGCGGCGCACGAACGTCATGGCACGTGTCCCGGGGCGCGATCGCACCAAGCCGGCTCTCGTCGTGCACGGCCACCTGGACGTCGTGCCCGCGGTCGCCGAGGACTGGACGGTGGATCCGTTCGCCGGCACGGTGCAGGACGGCATGCTGTGGGGCCGCGGCGCGGTCGACATGAAGAACATGGACGCGATGATCCTCACCGCCGTGGCGGACATCCTGCGCGCGGGGGAGCAGCCGGAGCGTGACCTCATCCTGGCCTTCTTCGCCGATGAGGAGAACGGCGGCGTGGAGGGCTCCGCGCTCGTCGTGAAGGATCGTCCGGAGTGGTTCGTCGGCGCGACGGCGGCCATCAGCGAGGTCGGCGGCTACTCGATCTCCGTGGACGACCGCCGGGCGTACCTGCTGCAGGTGGGGGAGAAGGCCCTGATCTGGATCCGCCTCGTCGCCACCGGCCGAGCGGGACACGGCAGTCGCCTGCACGACGACAACGCCGTCACGAAGCTCGCCGAGGCGGTGGCCGCCATCGGCCGCACGCGGTGGCCGGTCCGGCTCACGCCGACGACGGAGGCGCTGCTCGAGGGTCTGAGCGCGTTGAGCGGCCGGAGCGCCGATGACCCTGATGCCCTCGCCGCCGCGGCCGGTCCAGCAGAAGCCTTCCTGCGGTCGACGTTCCGCACGACGACCAACCCGACGGCCCTCACCGCCGGCTACAAGCACAACGTCATCCCGGAGCGCGCTGAGGCGCTGATCGACGTCCGGGTGATCCCCGGGACCGAGGACGACGTGCTCGCCGAGCTCCAGCGCATCGTCGGCGACGACATCCGGATAGAGACCGTGGTGCGCGACATCGGCATGGAGACGCCGTTCGCGGGGGAGCTCGTCGACGCGATGGTGGCAGCCCTGGGTCGGCACGACCCCGGCGTACCGGTCATCCCGTACCTCCTGGGAGCCGGGACCGACAACAAGGCGCTGGCCACTCTCGGCATCACCGGTTACGGCTTCGCCCCGCTGCGTCTGCCGGCCGATCTCGACTTCACCGGGATGTTCCACGGAGTCGACGAGCGGGTGCCCGTAGACTCACTTGTCTTCGGTCAGCGGGTGCTGGCCGATCTGCTGCGCACGTACTGA
- a CDS encoding undecaprenyl-diphosphate phosphatase gives MHLLEALILGIVQGLTEFLPISSSAHLRVVGTFLPSGEDPGAAFTAITQIGTEAAVVVFFWRDIVRIISQWFRSLAGKVPRNDPDARMGWLIIIGSIPIVLLGLLFQDQIETVFRSLWIVAIMLIVFGILLGIADHVGAKRRKLDDLTYPHGIAFGLAQALALIPGVSRSGGTITMGLFLGYERAAAARYAFLLAIPAVFGSGFYQLFKSWGEPSFFSLGDTVAATGVAFVVALGVIAFFMNWISKRSFLPFVIYRILLGGVLLVLLAMGVIPASA, from the coding sequence ATGCACCTGCTCGAAGCACTGATCCTGGGAATCGTCCAGGGTCTCACCGAGTTCCTGCCGATCTCCTCCAGCGCCCATCTGCGTGTCGTCGGGACGTTCCTGCCGTCCGGAGAAGATCCGGGCGCGGCGTTCACCGCCATCACGCAGATCGGCACCGAGGCCGCGGTCGTCGTATTCTTCTGGCGGGACATCGTCCGCATCATCTCCCAGTGGTTCCGATCCCTCGCCGGCAAGGTGCCGCGGAACGATCCGGACGCGCGCATGGGCTGGCTCATCATCATCGGCAGCATCCCGATCGTGCTGCTCGGGCTGCTCTTCCAGGATCAGATCGAGACCGTCTTCCGGTCACTCTGGATCGTGGCGATCATGCTCATCGTGTTCGGCATCCTCCTGGGCATCGCCGACCACGTCGGGGCCAAGCGCCGCAAGCTCGACGACCTGACCTACCCGCACGGCATCGCCTTCGGGCTCGCCCAGGCACTCGCCCTCATCCCCGGCGTCTCGCGGTCCGGCGGCACGATCACCATGGGTCTCTTCCTCGGCTACGAGCGCGCCGCCGCCGCCCGGTACGCCTTCCTGCTCGCCATCCCTGCCGTGTTCGGCAGCGGCTTCTACCAGCTGTTCAAGAGCTGGGGCGAGCCGTCCTTCTTCTCGCTCGGCGACACGGTGGCCGCCACGGGCGTCGCCTTCGTCGTCGCACTGGGTGTGATCGCGTTCTTCATGAACTGGATCTCGAAGCGCAGCTTCCTGCCGTTCGTGATCTACCGGATCCTGCTCGGCGGCGTGCTGCTCGTGCTGCTCGCGATGGGCGTCATCCCCGCCTCGGCCTGA
- a CDS encoding PAC2 family protein, translating to MDVLGSRIIIAAFDGWNDAGEAATGAVGALQAAGGYDLVHSVDPELYFDYQYTRPATRLDAEGRRQMTWPEAGLWRPRDPGPGPEFWLLTGAEPARTWQAFASEFIDVALRDDITGFVTLGAMLSDVPHTRPISIFASSQNEQVREAHALERSVYEGPVGILTVLEHFAENAGIPSVSLWASVPHYVASAAPSPKVTLALLDRLEELTGVDVDRRHLRTEAAAWEASIDAAASEDEDMAEYIRQLERTRDTWDSPDASGDAIAQAFERYLRRRDDGRGDRKR from the coding sequence ATGGACGTTCTCGGTTCACGCATCATCATCGCCGCCTTCGACGGCTGGAACGACGCCGGTGAGGCCGCGACCGGAGCCGTCGGCGCGCTACAGGCGGCGGGCGGCTACGACCTCGTGCACTCGGTCGATCCGGAACTCTACTTCGACTACCAGTACACCCGGCCGGCGACCCGACTCGATGCCGAGGGACGCCGTCAGATGACGTGGCCCGAGGCCGGGCTGTGGCGCCCGCGTGATCCGGGCCCCGGCCCCGAGTTCTGGCTGCTCACCGGTGCCGAGCCCGCGCGCACCTGGCAGGCGTTCGCGTCCGAGTTCATCGATGTCGCCCTGCGCGACGACATCACCGGCTTCGTGACCCTCGGCGCCATGCTCTCCGACGTCCCGCACACCCGCCCGATCTCGATCTTCGCGTCGAGCCAGAACGAGCAGGTCCGCGAGGCACACGCCCTGGAGCGGTCGGTGTACGAGGGACCCGTCGGCATCCTCACCGTGCTCGAGCACTTCGCCGAGAACGCGGGGATCCCCTCCGTGAGCCTCTGGGCGAGCGTCCCGCACTACGTCGCCTCGGCCGCCCCGTCGCCGAAGGTCACCCTGGCCCTCCTCGACCGGCTCGAGGAGCTGACCGGTGTGGATGTGGACCGCCGGCACCTCCGTACGGAAGCCGCGGCCTGGGAGGCGTCTATCGATGCCGCCGCGTCCGAGGACGAGGACATGGCGGAGTACATCCGGCAGCTGGAGCGCACGCGCGACACGTGGGACTCCCCCGACGCCTCGGGAGACGCGATCGCCCAGGCCTTCGAGCGCTATCTGCGGCGCCGCGACGACGGCCGCGGCGACCGCAAGCGCTGA
- a CDS encoding HAD family hydrolase, with protein sequence MSNKPRAVLWDMDGTLVDTEPYWMAAETALVESFGGRWSHEDALQLVGSGLIDSAIILQGAGVDMAPEAIVSHLTSAVQESLRAQGVPFRPGAQELLRDLRTAGIPTGLVTMSLRRMALDVVGLIEFEAFDIVVAGDDVDNPKPHPEPYLQAAALLDVDIAEVVVIEDSPTGLRAGLASGALTLGVPHIVPLDGLGAHELWPTLDGRGAADLVELFGSRAAITEATR encoded by the coding sequence GTGAGCAACAAGCCCCGCGCGGTCCTCTGGGACATGGATGGAACACTGGTCGACACCGAGCCGTATTGGATGGCGGCCGAGACCGCGCTGGTGGAGTCGTTCGGCGGCAGGTGGTCCCATGAGGACGCCCTGCAGCTCGTGGGCAGCGGCCTCATCGACAGCGCGATCATCCTCCAGGGCGCGGGGGTCGACATGGCCCCGGAGGCGATCGTCTCCCACCTGACGAGTGCCGTGCAGGAGTCGCTGCGGGCCCAGGGCGTGCCCTTCCGGCCCGGCGCCCAGGAGCTTCTCCGTGACCTCCGTACCGCCGGCATCCCGACCGGGCTGGTGACGATGTCGCTGCGTCGGATGGCTCTCGACGTGGTCGGGCTGATCGAGTTCGAGGCCTTCGACATCGTCGTCGCCGGAGACGACGTCGACAACCCCAAGCCGCACCCGGAGCCGTACCTCCAGGCCGCCGCGCTCCTCGACGTAGACATCGCCGAGGTCGTGGTCATCGAGGATTCCCCGACCGGTCTCCGCGCGGGCCTCGCCTCCGGCGCTCTGACGCTCGGCGTGCCCCACATCGTCCCGCTCGACGGCCTCGGTGCCCATGAGCTGTGGCCGACCCTCGACGGCCGTGGTGCCGCCGACCTCGTGGAGCTCTTCGGCTCCCGCGCCGCGATCACGGAGGCCACCCGATGA
- a CDS encoding tRNA (adenine-N1)-methyltransferase, producing the protein MTTTPAPRPSGPFREGDRVQLTGPKGRLHTVTLREDGELHTHHGVLRHRDLIGLPDGSVVANSSGHEYLALRPLLRDFAMSMPRGAAIVYPKDAAQIVMQADIFPGATVVEAGVGSGALSLSLLRAVGSAGRLLSFERREDFAEVAQANVETFFGERPDSWRVVVGDLVAALPEEVESGTVDRVVLDMLAPWECIEAVADALTPGGVVLCYIATATQLSRVAEFIRGTGLFTDPEASETMVRGWHVEGLAVRPDHRMVAHTGFLLTARRLAPGAVAPSVKRRASKSSYGDEDVELWTPGAVGDREITDKNLRKRAREAGKAAEGARLAAASRESEHTTE; encoded by the coding sequence ATGACCACCACTCCCGCCCCGCGCCCCAGCGGCCCCTTCCGTGAGGGCGACCGCGTGCAGCTCACGGGCCCGAAAGGCCGTCTGCACACCGTGACCCTCCGGGAGGACGGCGAGCTGCACACGCACCACGGGGTCCTCCGGCACCGAGACCTCATCGGGCTCCCCGATGGCTCAGTCGTTGCGAACAGCTCCGGACACGAGTACCTGGCGCTGCGGCCGCTGCTGCGGGACTTCGCGATGTCGATGCCGCGCGGCGCCGCGATCGTCTACCCGAAGGACGCGGCGCAGATCGTCATGCAGGCCGATATCTTCCCCGGCGCCACCGTGGTCGAGGCCGGAGTCGGTTCGGGCGCCCTGTCGCTGTCGCTGCTGCGAGCCGTCGGCTCGGCGGGACGCCTGCTCTCCTTCGAACGCCGCGAGGATTTCGCCGAGGTCGCCCAGGCGAACGTCGAGACCTTCTTCGGGGAGCGCCCCGACTCCTGGCGGGTCGTCGTCGGAGACCTCGTCGCCGCGCTGCCCGAGGAAGTCGAGTCCGGCACCGTCGACCGGGTCGTCCTCGACATGCTCGCGCCGTGGGAGTGCATCGAGGCGGTCGCGGACGCGCTGACCCCCGGCGGTGTCGTGCTCTGCTATATCGCCACTGCCACACAGCTCTCCCGCGTTGCCGAGTTCATCCGGGGCACCGGCCTCTTCACCGACCCGGAGGCATCCGAGACGATGGTGCGCGGCTGGCACGTGGAGGGGCTCGCCGTCCGGCCGGACCACCGCATGGTCGCGCACACCGGCTTCCTGCTCACGGCTCGCCGGCTCGCTCCCGGCGCCGTGGCTCCGTCGGTGAAGCGTCGCGCCTCGAAGAGCAGCTACGGCGACGAGGACGTCGAACTGTGGACGCCGGGCGCGGTGGGTGATCGCGAGATCACGGACAAGAACCTCCGCAAACGTGCCAGGGAGGCCGGGAAGGCTGCCGAAGGCGCGCGGTTGGCCGCGGCATCGCGCGAATCCGAGCACACGACGGAATAG
- a CDS encoding helix-turn-helix transcriptional regulator: MAARIPAEERLTNLVVALMATEIGLTKQQILDNVSGYRQRADAGTRSDALEKMFERDKDELRALGVPIETIGDAADPNDLREARYRIPQAEYDLPGDIEFSPAELAVLRLAGSVWSAESVSGDAQSGVRKIRALGIDGDEPIIGFAPRITARDAAFGPLQDAIERRRVVTFDYLKPGEDAPRRRRIRPLALVDYEARWHVYGVDVDIEEDRTFLLSRIVGEVVVSATTFDPALREGAGERALSGLERVAAENSALLEVTPGTEAALRLGRRATPAAQGIHVPFVDLHILADELASYGPEVRVVEPASLRDAVISRLRAVVEAHTDTEVPA; this comes from the coding sequence ATGGCTGCCCGGATCCCTGCCGAAGAGCGCCTGACGAACCTCGTCGTGGCGCTGATGGCGACGGAGATCGGGCTCACCAAGCAGCAGATCCTCGACAACGTCTCCGGCTATCGCCAGCGCGCGGATGCCGGGACACGCTCGGATGCCCTGGAGAAGATGTTCGAACGGGACAAGGACGAGCTCCGTGCGCTCGGCGTCCCGATCGAGACGATCGGCGACGCCGCGGACCCGAACGACCTCCGCGAGGCCAGGTACCGCATCCCGCAGGCGGAATACGACCTGCCAGGAGACATCGAGTTCTCCCCGGCGGAGCTGGCTGTCCTGCGCCTCGCGGGAAGTGTCTGGAGCGCGGAGTCCGTCTCGGGAGACGCGCAGTCCGGAGTGCGGAAGATCCGCGCCCTCGGCATCGACGGCGACGAGCCGATCATCGGCTTCGCGCCGCGCATTACCGCACGCGATGCCGCCTTCGGCCCGCTCCAGGACGCCATCGAACGCCGCAGAGTGGTCACCTTCGACTATCTGAAGCCGGGAGAGGACGCCCCTCGTCGGCGTCGTATCCGCCCGCTCGCGCTGGTGGACTACGAGGCGCGCTGGCACGTGTACGGCGTCGACGTCGACATCGAAGAGGACCGGACGTTCCTGCTGAGCCGCATCGTCGGCGAGGTCGTGGTCAGTGCCACGACGTTCGACCCCGCGCTGCGCGAGGGCGCGGGGGAGCGGGCGCTGAGCGGTCTCGAGCGCGTCGCCGCGGAGAACTCGGCGTTGCTGGAGGTCACACCCGGAACCGAAGCCGCACTGCGCCTGGGCCGACGGGCGACCCCCGCCGCCCAGGGCATCCACGTGCCCTTCGTCGATCTGCACATCCTGGCCGATGAGCTCGCCTCTTATGGACCCGAGGTCCGAGTCGTGGAGCCGGCATCGCTCAGGGACGCGGTGATCAGCCGCCTGCGCGCCGTGGTCGAGGCCCACACGGATACGGAGGTGCCCGCATGA
- a CDS encoding helix-turn-helix transcriptional regulator: MSAAPKPLLAAERVRLYLTLVPYLLEHGQVSLAEAAEEFGVTPREMRAMVEKLTVIGLPGEAGYWQQPQEMFDINWDLLDHEDIIEITNDVALRRVPRFTAREAAALLAGLQMVAAVPAVSDSGLVAGLISKLSRGAADAPADVVVAPSAVDEVREVVARGLQKGVAVSFTYQAPDAAPTTRTVDPVQILITNGQWYLQGWCHMREAMRTFHLDRVSAPTLTDIPSAHGGERVPEAFAGLEEEREVTVRVPERLAPLLSGFVPTETLRIGDGMVTTQLHLADPRGIKRLAARFGGAMEVTDPGIARTATREWAAAGLALYHRPDAEV, encoded by the coding sequence ATGAGCGCCGCGCCCAAGCCCCTCCTCGCCGCAGAGCGCGTGCGTCTCTACCTCACGCTCGTCCCGTACCTGCTGGAGCACGGGCAGGTCTCCCTCGCCGAGGCCGCCGAGGAGTTCGGCGTGACCCCGCGGGAGATGCGGGCGATGGTCGAGAAGCTCACCGTGATCGGCCTGCCGGGTGAAGCCGGCTACTGGCAGCAGCCGCAGGAGATGTTCGACATCAACTGGGATCTCCTCGACCACGAGGACATCATCGAGATCACGAACGACGTGGCGCTGCGCCGCGTCCCGCGCTTCACGGCGCGTGAGGCCGCGGCCCTGCTCGCCGGCCTGCAGATGGTCGCCGCCGTACCCGCCGTGTCCGATTCCGGCCTCGTCGCCGGCCTCATCTCCAAGCTCTCGCGCGGAGCGGCCGACGCTCCCGCCGACGTCGTCGTCGCCCCGAGCGCCGTCGACGAAGTACGGGAGGTTGTCGCGCGCGGCCTGCAGAAGGGCGTGGCCGTCTCGTTCACCTACCAGGCCCCCGATGCGGCTCCGACGACGAGGACCGTGGACCCGGTGCAGATCCTCATCACGAACGGGCAGTGGTATCTGCAGGGCTGGTGCCACATGCGCGAGGCGATGCGGACGTTCCACCTCGACCGCGTCAGCGCCCCCACTCTCACCGACATCCCGAGCGCCCACGGCGGCGAGCGGGTGCCCGAGGCGTTCGCCGGGCTGGAGGAGGAGCGCGAGGTCACCGTCCGCGTCCCGGAGCGCCTCGCGCCGCTGCTCAGCGGTTTCGTGCCGACCGAGACCCTCCGTATCGGCGACGGAATGGTGACGACGCAGCTCCACCTCGCGGACCCTCGAGGCATCAAGCGTCTCGCCGCGCGCTTCGGCGGGGCGATGGAGGTCACCGACCCGGGGATCGCGCGCACCGCGACCCGCGAGTGGGCAGCTGCCGGACTCGCGCTCTACCACCGGCCTGATGCCGAGGTTTGA
- the tatA gene encoding Sec-independent protein translocase subunit TatA, translating to MFAGMQGWHLLIVLAVILLLFGAAKLPALAKSMGQSARVFKGEMKAMKEEDASRAESAPAEPTTVKDSGTDPETPPRA from the coding sequence ATGTTCGCTGGAATGCAAGGCTGGCACCTGCTCATCGTGCTGGCCGTTATCCTCCTCCTCTTCGGCGCTGCCAAGCTGCCGGCACTCGCGAAGAGCATGGGTCAGTCCGCTCGCGTGTTCAAGGGCGAGATGAAGGCCATGAAGGAAGAGGACGCGAGTCGTGCCGAGTCGGCGCCCGCAGAGCCGACGACGGTGAAGGACTCGGGCACCGACCCTGAGACTCCGCCTCGCGCCTGA
- the tatC gene encoding twin-arginine translocase subunit TatC: MSLGAHLVELRKRLMYAAIALVVGMIVAFLIADPVIHFITEPIRIIADKRGDDFSALNFGTVTSAFDMRMRIALTIGLFLSAPVWLWQIWAFIMPGLTRKEIRYTVGFVVAAVPLFFAGCYLGVQIMPHVIELMWGFTPEGATNFYSAQEYYDFVFKLMIVIGISFVLPVFLVALNLAGVMSGRAILKGWRVAILIATIFAALATPAADVVSMLMLAGILIVLFFAAAGLSLLFDRRKRKQDTAAGLIPDAP, encoded by the coding sequence ATGTCGCTCGGCGCGCATCTCGTCGAACTGCGCAAGCGCCTGATGTACGCGGCGATCGCTCTCGTCGTCGGCATGATCGTGGCGTTCCTCATCGCGGACCCGGTGATCCACTTCATCACCGAGCCGATCCGCATCATCGCCGACAAGCGTGGTGATGACTTCAGCGCTCTGAACTTCGGGACAGTGACGTCCGCGTTCGACATGCGCATGCGCATCGCCCTGACCATCGGGCTGTTCCTGTCCGCACCGGTGTGGCTCTGGCAGATCTGGGCCTTCATCATGCCCGGGCTCACCCGCAAGGAGATCCGCTACACGGTCGGCTTCGTGGTCGCCGCCGTGCCGCTGTTCTTCGCGGGGTGCTACCTCGGGGTGCAGATCATGCCGCACGTCATCGAGCTCATGTGGGGCTTCACGCCGGAGGGCGCCACGAACTTCTACTCCGCTCAGGAGTACTACGACTTCGTGTTCAAGCTGATGATCGTCATCGGCATCTCGTTCGTCCTCCCCGTCTTCCTCGTCGCGCTCAACCTCGCAGGGGTGATGTCGGGCCGAGCGATCCTGAAGGGGTGGCGGGTGGCCATCCTCATCGCGACGATCTTCGCCGCACTGGCCACGCCCGCGGCGGACGTCGTGAGCATGCTGATGCTGGCCGGCATCCTCATCGTCCTCTTCTTCGCAGCGGCAGGGCTCTCCCTCCTCTTCGACCGGCGCAAGCGCAAGCAGGACACCGCCGCCGGACTCATCCCGGACGCCCCATGA